The region CCTTGTATATATTTTTTAATTCTAAGCTCATCACGTGCACCTACCTATTCAATTCCAAAATTATTATCAACTAGTGAGACTTTATTTTTCAAGAAGATTTTTAGTATTAGAATAAACGCGAGTATTAATAGTATCAATATAACAGAAAAAGCGCATGCTTCAGATAATCTTCCAGAGTCTGTTTGACTGAGGATCTGAACAGTCATCAAATTCCAATCTGCTGAAACTAGGAATATAGCCGCACTTATAGCAGTCATAGCTCTAACAAATGAATATACTAACGCTGAGAAAAATGCTGGTATTATTAGTGGCAAGGTAATCTTTAAAAATACCTGACTGTCATTTGCACCTAGTGTATACGCTGCTTCTTCAATTGCCGGGTCTACTTGATTTAACAGTGAAATTCCGCTTTGAATACCTACAGGGATATATCTGAAAATAAAGTTTAATACTAGTATAGCAAAGGTTCCTGTTAATAACAGGGGTTTAGTATTGAATCCTAAAATATACCCTATTCCAACAACTGTTCCTGGAACAGCAAAATTTAGTAGGGAAATGAATTCTAAAGCCTTTTTGCCTGGAAATGATTTTCTAACAATTAAAAATGCAATAATCATTCCTAATAATGCAGATATTGGCGTTGAGGTCAAAGCAATAGCAAGGGTATCTTTTATTGACTCTTTTCCTACATCAAAGACATATTTGAAGTTATCTAGGGTGAATTGGTTGTTCATTCCCCAAGCCTTTGTAAATGCGCCCCAAAATATAGTAGCGTATATTAGTACAATAAAAATAGAAACGATCATGCATAATGTGAATAATATCCATTTTGCGGAGGTGCTCACACTTTTTACTTGTGAGGTTGTTGGTTTTCCAGTAACAGTGATGTATTTTTTCTTGTTTACCCAATATTTTTGTAGAATAAACGCTATTAACGAAGGAACAAGCAACCATACTGCTAATGCTGCACCGTTTTTTAGATTAAACATGCCTGTAATCTCTAAATATGCTTGTACAGATAAAACCGGAAAACTTGCACCAGCTAAGATTAAAGGGTTTCCAAAGTCTGCTAAAGATTCTATAAAAAGAACGAGCATAGTGCTTGCAATTCCTGGGACTGATAATGGGAGGGTAACTTTTGTGAATACTTGCCATCTTGATGCTTTTAGGTTAAATGCGGCATCCTCAAGTGTAGGAGATATTGTTGATAGTACACCATCTAAGGTTATGAAAGCTACAGGGAAAAAGGTAATAACTTGGGCTATCATAAGGCCCCAGAGCCCATATACTGGGAATGTACGTATACCAAATAGTTTTGAGGTTATAAGGCCATTAAAACCAAAAAGCATAATTATTGACATCGCTCCAATAAAGGGAGGAAAAACCATTGGAACTATAGCTATGGTTCTAAAAAATTTTTTGAAGGGTATATTTGTCCTGTTTATTGTGTAGGCATATAAATAGCCAATAAGTGTGCCTATAACCGCTGTGAGTGTCGCAACTAATATGCTGTTTTTGAATCCTTGTTTCATGTAGTCATTAGAAAGTATAGATTTATATACATCTAAAGAAAAATTATTGTTGTTGTCAGTGAAACTAATAATAAGTACCTTGAATAACGGATAAATAATAAAAATGAACAAGACAACGAATATTGCGATTAATAGAATTAGTAAAGAAGGGTTTTTCATCAAAGATTTGAATTTATTGGAAAATTCTTTGTTAGCTATTTCCATTCTTATTCCTCCACAAAAAAAGGAATATTACTTCTCTAGAGAAGCAATATTCCCTTGTTTATTATTATTTAACAGGTAACACTTCTTTTATCCATCTTTCAATAATTCTGTTCTTGTTTTCTGCTGCCCATGCTTCATCAACAGAGATTAACTTAATTGTTGATAGTGGTTGTAAGCTTCCAAAGTTTACGTCTGCTCTTACTGGATAGAAGTATGTTTTTTCGTCAACTATAACTTGTTGACCTTTTTTGGAAAGTAACCAGTCGATTAAAGTATTTGCTTCAGTTTTGTGAGCGGCACCTTTTACTATAGATACACATGCTGATTCGTATGGAACGCCTTCAACAGGAAATACTACTTCAATGGGATAGCCTTGTTCTTTAAATTCGAAGAATGCAGGTGTAAATTGAATTGCTACAGCAGCTTGTCCAATACCTACAGCTTTTGAAGGACCTGTTCCACTTTGTGTGTAAGACTGTATATTTTTAGCTAATTTTTTTAGGTAGTCCATTGCTCCATCTTCACCATAAACAGAGATTAATCCTGTGATGAATGTGTAAGCTGTACCTGAAGTTTGTGGGTTTGGATACTGAATCATGTTTTTAAATTCTGGTTTTAACAAGTCTGCCCAACTTTTAGGAAGTTCTGCCTTTATTTGTTCTAAAACTTTTAGGTTTACTCCTACACCAAGCGGGTTCATGTAAAAAGCGTGAAAATAGCCATCTACATCATAAAAATTAGGATCTATACCATAAACGCTTGTAGATTTGTATGGCTCTGTTAAGTCTCTTTCTTTAGCAATAATGTGGTTTGACATAGGTGCACCAAACCAAACATCAGCTTGTGGATTATTCTTTTCTGCTTCTAATCTTGCTAATGCTGGACCAGAAGATAGAAAAATGTACTTTACTTCAATACCTGTGTCTTTTGAAAAGGCGTTTAAAATCTTTCTGGCATTTGCTTCATCGACACTGCTGTATATGACCAATTCTGCAAAAGAAAATACCAATAGTACTAGCATTAATCCGACTAACGCTACCTTTTTCATTCTAAAACCCCCTCAATATAATATGGTATGAAACTAAGAACCTTGTAGCAAGATTTTTGCATGTAATCTACTAAAATTCAATGGTTGGTATATGACTTTACAAAAACACATCTTCAAAATGATGTTAATCTTTAAAAGTCTTAAAATTGCATCGAAATTGTATTAACATTGTAACAGTTTTTAATATGTGATTTTGAGGTAAGAAAGTAAGTCTCCTTTAATGAGATAAAGAAGGGTATCTAAGTAGTATATGGAGAAATAATCCTCATTGTACACATTTATTGTTAGAAATTGATCTCCGCCTTTTAAGACAGCAATTATATAAACAGGATAGGGATTGTCTTGAATAACCTTACCAATCTCGTCTGTTGAAGTAATTATAGTTGAAGATTTTAGAAGGTTGGCTAATTCGATTAGATTGTTGTAATCAATTTTGAAGGAATCATTATTGGATTTAAATCCAATCACTTTGTTTTCTTTATTTAGCAGTTCTTTTGAGATATTTTCTGTTGAGAGAATTAATGCTTTCATCTGACTTTTAATGTAATTTGTCTCTTCATTTCCGCTAGAACCAAGCGATAATTCTTCTATACTGAAACTGTTTGAGATTTCAAAATGTTTTTTACTTCCATCTAGAAAATATATCTCACCTGTAATTAGGTCATACTCTTGATTTTTATCAATTGCTATATGTTTGTAGGCAGGAAGTTTTGATAACCTATTCCAAAAATCTAGTATAATTTTTGAATCGTTTATTTCATATGGTGGAAAGTATTTCATAGAAAATACTATCTTTACAGGTGTTGAAGATGAGTATCTGCTCATTAAAGTCTCATTATCCTTGATAAAGTATACCTTGTTAAAACTTTTATTCAACGTGTATATCCCTAATACAACCACAAAGGCAAATAAGATTACAAAGATATACATATATTTATTATTTTTCATGTTTGTAATGATCCCCTTTAAGGTTCAATGGAAGTTTTAATATCGCCTTTGTCCCATTATTGATTTGTGAAATTATATTGATATCGCCGTGGTGCTTTTTCATTATCTCTTTTGAGATATATAACCCTAAGCCAAAACTTTTTTGTTTCTTAGGGGTAAAAAATGGATTGAACAACCTTTCTTGCGTTTTTTCATCGATTCCTATGCCATTATCTTGAATAATAAGATAACAATATTCTTCGTTAACTTCTGAAGTTATGGTAATTTCAGAACATTTGCTATGAACAATAGCGTTGTCAAGAACGTTTAATACCACTTGCTTAATCTTTTCATAGTCAAAAATTAACGATTTTTCTTCAACATTATTATCAACTACTATGCCAAATTTTTTAAATCGTGGGTTTAGAATTCCTAGACATTCGTTGATGAGATCTTTTATATTATGATTTTTGAAATCAAAATTGAACGAATCTTTGTTAATTCTGGATATCTCAAGGAGTTCTTCCACAAGTTTTAGTAATCGGTTTCCTTCTGAAACGACGTAATTTAGTGAAACTTTTTTATCTTCTTCATTAGTCAGCCTTTGAAGAAGATCGGCATGTCCGAGTATGGCAGTGATTGGAGTCTTTAATTCGTGGGTAATATTGTCTGTAAATATCTTTTGTCTTTCTTTTTCTTCATTTAATGACTGAATGTAGTGCTCTAATTTTTCAACCATTATATTGAAAGAATTTACTAAAGAATTTATTTCCTCATTGCTTTGGATATCAATGTGGGTACTAAGATCGCCATTTGCTATTCTTTCAGTTTCGTATTTTAGCTTTTCAATTGGTCTAGTAATTGTATTTGAAAAAAAGTAATTGAGTATTAGTGATACAAATATTGCTAAAACACCAATAATTGCAAGAGTTACTTTTATTTTATCTATCAAGAGAAATTCCGAATTCATCGGATATATAAATCTAATTGCACCAATTACTTCATTATTGTAGAATACGGGACTTGCAAAAAATAGTATCTTTTTGTCATCTTCACTTTTTATAATATAATTCTTCATACCGTTGATTGCGTAGTATATATCTTGGTAGACGTAGTATTGTTCATTGGTGTATGTATTTGAAAGAAGATTTTTTCTGATGTCATAAACCTCGAGATATAGTTCAAATTTTTTTGAGAAATAATCGCTTGCAAAGGGTGATAATTTCTTAAATTCATCATAAACATCGCTGTATTCATAGTCTTTGAGATAATTCATAAGATAGATTTGAGTCTCTTGGCTGTACTCTGTCATTCTGTCAACGGTGATATCTATGATGTTTTTCTGAAAAGTGTTTAGCGTAACAAAGAAAATTATTGTTAGAATTAATACTGCGAACGCAATGTTAATAAATAAAATTTGACTTCTTATGCTATTCTTCATCATTCGCCTCAAATTTATAACCAATCCCATACAAAGATTGTATGCAGTCTCCGTAGGATCCAAGCTTTTTTCTCAATCTTTGAATCGTCATGTCAACTGCTCTTGTATCTACTTCACTTTCAAATCCCCAAATTTTATTTAGCAGAACTTCCCTTGACAGTACTTGCTTATGATTGTTCATTAACAGTTCCATCAAATCAAACTCGGTTTTCGTTAGGTATATTTCTTGGGAGTCTATAAAAAACTGTCGGGAATTGTTAATTATTTTAAAAACCCCGATGTTTATCTCGTTTGAAGAGTTTAATTCTGATTTTTTCATACGTTTAAATATATTTCTGATGCGTAAGATCAATTCTTTGTTGTCAAAAGGTTTGGTAATGTAGTCATCAGCCCCTAAACCTAAACCTAATATTTTATCGTTTTGATCGCTTTTTGCAGTTAGAATAACTATAGGTGTTCTGTAATTTGCTTCTTGCATTTCTTTCAATATTTCAAAACCATCGCAATCAGGAAGCATTAAATCAAGAATAACTAGATCAGGCTCCTCCTTTTTGAACATTTGAAGCCCTTTATATCCCTCATCAGAAACTATAGTTTCGAAGCCTTCTAGTATTAGGTTCATTCTTATTAGATCTGAAATACTTTTTTCATCTTCGATAATTAATATTTTCATGAATACCCTTGCCAGTATTTTCTGACAAGTGTTACCTCCCTTTCTTTACTTGATTTTAGCCATTTTTAAACTTTTTTGAAGATAACAACCGATTTCTTATATTTCTTCCAGAGCAAGAATTATTATACAAATCCTTTTGAAGTATAGAAGTTAATCAAGAAGATTGTTGGTTCATAACGTCAGAGATATTATACCAGAAGGAAAAATAAGAAGTCAAGAAAATGAAAAGAGCAATAAAACAACGGTATAATGTAATAGTTTATAGCAAACATTGATCTTTAGTTGTAGAGACGTGCTATATGCGCGTCAGTTTATTATAACCAACATTGGATCTTAGTTGTAGAGACGTGCTATATGCGCGTCTCGCTTTGTGTTTTTAAACCACAATTAAATTCAGGAGACGCCCGTGTAGGGCGTCTCTACATTTTATTTAATCAAAGGTTGAATGATCTATTATTGGTAGACGCCCATATCGGGCGTCTCTACATTTTATTTAATCAAAGGTTGAATGATCTATTATTGGTAGACGCCCATATCGGGCGTCTCTACATCCGCATCTTGCTTTTGATTTAAATATCCAACATTATTATAGATAAATAAAAGGCGGTCATTCGACCGCCTTTTTCGATTACTTATTAACTACATACAAAACCCCAAGACATTCTATGAAACTACTTCTTCTTTGAATCTTTCGGCTTATCTTTTTTGCCTTGGTCTTTCTTTTTTTCAGGTTTCTTATCCATTAGCCAAGCCTCCCTTAGGGCTTTAGTCCCCCATATAGTGATTTTTAGTAACTTATACACTTACTCGATCCATTTTTATTATACCATATTATTACATAAAATCAATAGGATAGCAAGATTATTTTGAGAAAAAAATCAATAGAAAATATTTTTACTAATAGTTTGTTTTTTTGATTGACAGCGTTTTTGAGCATATGAAATATTTTATATACTCAAAATATTAATTTCACTATATATTTTTTGATGTTTTTACTGATAAAAAATAAGATAAATTGATGTTTTGGTCATTTCAGGAGATTTATATGATAGAGTCGTTCCACCTGCCGAGGCTATTAATCTTTTAAATGAAACTCTTTCAAAGATAGTGCTTGAATTTAGAATTCCCACAATTATAATTTCGGGTAACCAT is a window of Defluviitoga tunisiensis DNA encoding:
- a CDS encoding ABC transporter permease, which codes for MEIANKEFSNKFKSLMKNPSLLILLIAIFVVLFIFIIYPLFKVLIISFTDNNNNFSLDVYKSILSNDYMKQGFKNSILVATLTAVIGTLIGYLYAYTINRTNIPFKKFFRTIAIVPMVFPPFIGAMSIIMLFGFNGLITSKLFGIRTFPVYGLWGLMIAQVITFFPVAFITLDGVLSTISPTLEDAAFNLKASRWQVFTKVTLPLSVPGIASTMLVLFIESLADFGNPLILAGASFPVLSVQAYLEITGMFNLKNGAALAVWLLVPSLIAFILQKYWVNKKKYITVTGKPTTSQVKSVSTSAKWILFTLCMIVSIFIVLIYATIFWGAFTKAWGMNNQFTLDNFKYVFDVGKESIKDTLAIALTSTPISALLGMIIAFLIVRKSFPGKKALEFISLLNFAVPGTVVGIGYILGFNTKPLLLTGTFAILVLNFIFRYIPVGIQSGISLLNQVDPAIEEAAYTLGANDSQVFLKITLPLIIPAFFSALVYSFVRAMTAISAAIFLVSADWNLMTVQILSQTDSGRLSEACAFSVILILLILAFILILKIFLKNKVSLVDNNFGIE
- a CDS encoding ABC transporter substrate-binding protein gives rise to the protein MKKVALVGLMLVLLVFSFAELVIYSSVDEANARKILNAFSKDTGIEVKYIFLSSGPALARLEAEKNNPQADVWFGAPMSNHIIAKERDLTEPYKSTSVYGIDPNFYDVDGYFHAFYMNPLGVGVNLKVLEQIKAELPKSWADLLKPEFKNMIQYPNPQTSGTAYTFITGLISVYGEDGAMDYLKKLAKNIQSYTQSGTGPSKAVGIGQAAVAIQFTPAFFEFKEQGYPIEVVFPVEGVPYESACVSIVKGAAHKTEANTLIDWLLSKKGQQVIVDEKTYFYPVRADVNFGSLQPLSTIKLISVDEAWAAENKNRIIERWIKEVLPVK
- a CDS encoding DUF3919 family protein; amino-acid sequence: MKNNKYMYIFVILFAFVVVLGIYTLNKSFNKVYFIKDNETLMSRYSSSTPVKIVFSMKYFPPYEINDSKIILDFWNRLSKLPAYKHIAIDKNQEYDLITGEIYFLDGSKKHFEISNSFSIEELSLGSSGNEETNYIKSQMKALILSTENISKELLNKENKVIGFKSNNDSFKIDYNNLIELANLLKSSTIITSTDEIGKVIQDNPYPVYIIAVLKGGDQFLTINVYNEDYFSIYYLDTLLYLIKGDLLSYLKITY
- a CDS encoding sensor histidine kinase — protein: MMKNSIRSQILFINIAFAVLILTIIFFVTLNTFQKNIIDITVDRMTEYSQETQIYLMNYLKDYEYSDVYDEFKKLSPFASDYFSKKFELYLEVYDIRKNLLSNTYTNEQYYVYQDIYYAINGMKNYIIKSEDDKKILFFASPVFYNNEVIGAIRFIYPMNSEFLLIDKIKVTLAIIGVLAIFVSLILNYFFSNTITRPIEKLKYETERIANGDLSTHIDIQSNEEINSLVNSFNIMVEKLEHYIQSLNEEKERQKIFTDNITHELKTPITAILGHADLLQRLTNEEDKKVSLNYVVSEGNRLLKLVEELLEISRINKDSFNFDFKNHNIKDLINECLGILNPRFKKFGIVVDNNVEEKSLIFDYEKIKQVVLNVLDNAIVHSKCSEITITSEVNEEYCYLIIQDNGIGIDEKTQERLFNPFFTPKKQKSFGLGLYISKEIMKKHHGDINIISQINNGTKAILKLPLNLKGDHYKHEK
- a CDS encoding response regulator transcription factor, coding for MKILIIEDEKSISDLIRMNLILEGFETIVSDEGYKGLQMFKKEEPDLVILDLMLPDCDGFEILKEMQEANYRTPIVILTAKSDQNDKILGLGLGADDYITKPFDNKELILRIRNIFKRMKKSELNSSNEINIGVFKIINNSRQFFIDSQEIYLTKTEFDLMELLMNNHKQVLSREVLLNKIWGFESEVDTRAVDMTIQRLRKKLGSYGDCIQSLYGIGYKFEANDEE
- a CDS encoding metallophosphoesterase family protein, with translation MVISGDLYDRVVPPAEAINLLNETLSKIVLEFRIPTIIISGNHDSAERLEFLNGILSGMVLQIEGVLKGEVKEGSFIKY